In Roseofilum casamattae BLCC-M143, the following are encoded in one genomic region:
- a CDS encoding site-specific integrase: protein MKLLQVVKSTVGTFDRVDRTVSLINRNGHIQLRWSVAGERYHLSIAGGITKSSIKAAYSVAHTIASDIPLNKFDPTLIAYDPNRKKRQELVRQRLEPTIKDLWERYKSFRKNTTAPTTQKSVWVEIDRGLNALPSDALKLKNIEYLGEEYMKIFSVSTCHRHFESLQPAIRKAIPDLKLKQQLPKKSTKPIEWFPPDEVKQILLAFESDRFCPDAARVLHSHYFPYVSFLAHTGCRPEEAIPLTWEDFVLLPNGSGCEVSIVKTWSKNLLKPYTKNYLNRTIALSPKLQAILEPKRKPSGLIFPSPRGNYINQSNFCGKVWRTILLQLVDRGKVKKYLCPYCLRHSFVTNLLHEHDIALPTIAQLVGDRVETIMKFYAGAKKLETQTFPILY from the coding sequence ATGAAATTATTACAAGTTGTCAAATCGACTGTAGGCACGTTTGATCGGGTTGATAGGACAGTCTCATTAATCAATAGAAATGGGCACATCCAACTCCGCTGGTCGGTTGCTGGCGAGCGATACCACCTCTCCATTGCTGGAGGAATCACCAAATCCTCAATCAAAGCTGCCTACTCAGTCGCCCATACCATTGCTTCTGACATTCCCCTAAACAAATTCGATCCAACTCTAATCGCCTACGACCCCAACCGGAAAAAACGCCAAGAGCTGGTGCGGCAGCGTTTGGAACCCACCATTAAAGATTTATGGGAACGCTACAAAAGTTTTCGCAAAAACACCACTGCCCCAACCACTCAGAAAAGTGTTTGGGTAGAAATTGATCGCGGACTAAATGCCCTTCCTTCTGATGCTTTGAAACTGAAAAATATAGAGTACCTTGGAGAAGAGTACATGAAAATCTTCTCTGTTTCCACTTGCCACCGCCATTTTGAATCATTGCAGCCTGCCATCCGCAAAGCCATCCCCGATCTGAAGCTAAAACAGCAGCTCCCAAAAAAGTCAACCAAACCCATCGAATGGTTTCCACCGGACGAGGTCAAACAAATTTTATTAGCCTTTGAAAGCGATCGCTTTTGCCCAGATGCCGCCCGCGTCCTGCACAGCCACTACTTCCCCTACGTCAGCTTCCTCGCTCATACCGGCTGCCGCCCTGAAGAGGCCATTCCCTTAACTTGGGAAGATTTTGTACTCCTGCCAAACGGGAGTGGTTGCGAAGTGTCGATTGTGAAAACCTGGTCAAAGAATTTACTCAAGCCCTACACCAAGAACTACCTCAACCGAACCATCGCCCTCTCTCCTAAGCTGCAAGCCATCCTAGAGCCAAAGAGGAAGCCATCGGGACTGATTTTCCCCTCTCCACGAGGCAACTACATTAACCAGTCCAACTTTTGCGGCAAAGTCTGGCGGACAATCCTGCTGCAGCTAGTCGATCGAGGCAAGGTGAAGAAATATCTATGCCCGTATTGCCTCCGCCACAGTTTTGTCACCAATCTTCTGCACGAACACGATATCGCTCTGCCAACGATCGCCCAACTCGTTGGCGATCGCGTCGAGACAATTATGAAATTTTACGCCGGGGCAAAAAAACTGGAAACGCAGACGTTCCCAATCCTTTACTGA